Sequence from the Paenibacillus riograndensis SBR5 genome:
AAGCTGCAGGCCGCATTGAAGGCGCGGGCACCGGGAAACAAGCGGGCGGACGAAGCCGAAACTGAAACCGAGACCGAAAATGACACCGTTCAGGCCAGCGCAGAGGCGGAGCTGGAAGGCGCCGGGAATATAGACGGATTTGTCGTCGTCACCCAGCAGTTGGCCCGGAGGCATGAAAATTCGATTGTGGCTACCTTTCTGGGGGTCTGGGAGCCGGTCCGCCATATTTTCTCCACCCAGGAAGAGGCGGCGGCGCAGCAATTTACGAAAGGGCATTTTTCCTTTAACTCCATGGGCTCATGCCCGATGTGCAATGGGTACGGGCACATCAAGAGATGGCTGAGCCAGCTTGTGTTTAGTGAGGAATGCCCGTCCTGCCAAGGCAAACGCTTTAAGGATGAGGTACTGCGGGTGAAGTACAAGCAGCGCAGTATTGCTGATATCCTTGCGATGTCTGTTACGGAAGCTCAGGCATTTTTTCAGGACCAGCCCAAGATCAGCAGCCTGCTCACTGCGATTGAAGAGATGGGCATGGGCTACATTCATTTGGGTCAAAGCCTCACAACACTGAGCGGAGGAGAAGTGCAGCGCTTAAAGCTTGCCAGAGAGCTCGGGAAAAGCGGAAAAGTCAACTATCTGTATATCTTGGATGAACCTACTGTCGGGCTCAGCTACTACGATGCCGAAAAATTGCTGATGATATTAAGCAAACTGGTAGCCGGCAAGCATTCCGTCATTCTTATCGAACACGACCCGTATGTTCTTTCCTATTGTGATTATCTCATCGAGTTAGGGCCGGGCGCAGGACACAAGGGAGGGGAGATTGTTGCCACCGGAACACCTGAAGAAGTGAAAAAGCATGCCGGCTCGATGATTGGCCCGTTTTTGGAATAGCCTCTCATTCGAAACTGAAAGGGGAAGTATGGAATGAAGAAAGTGCTTTTACCGGTGGTACAGCCGCCTATTTGGGGATACCAGTTTTTTGCTTTTCCGCTTAGCATCGTGCTTGCACACGACAAAAGTCTGCCTTGGTTCTACAGCAACTATATACAAGTGTGTTATGACAAAAGACCTGATCCGCCCATCCCCTTTACTTTTTACATTCACGACCATACCTTAAATCCATGGCTGCATGTCGAACGCCTGCAAAGAGGCACAATGGGCATCATCAAGCGGAATATTGTTGAATTTATCCGGGACTGTCTCGATGACGGCATGTATTGTAATCTGAACGTAGACGAGTTTTTTATCCCGGAACGGGAAGTTTACCGCAAAAGCCATCTTTCCCATGATGTATTGGTCCACGGATATGATATGCAGGAGCAGACCTTTCAGCTTATGGGCTTTACAGACAAGCATACCTTTGCTTCCACCAGCGTACGGTTTACCGACTTTGAGCAGGCGTATCACAACATTGACGTTATCGATCATCAGGCGGTGTGCGACCGGATCTTTCTGTATAAATGGAATGAATCAGGACAATATGATTTTGATCTGGCCCTGGTTCAGGAAACGCTTGAAGATTACCTGCTCTCCAGAAATACATCTGCCCGATTCCGGATGGTTGCCTCCCCTTGGAATCATTGTGATTACGGGTTGAAGACCTATGCCTCTCTGCTGCACTATTTTGAGCAATTGCTGAATGGGCACACCGGCTTCGACGTCAGGCATATTCACAGCTTGTGGGAGCATAAGAGCTTGATGACAGCCCGCATCAGATACATGCAAGGGCTTTCACAACCGCTTATTTCTTCTGATGATGTGCTTGCTTCTGCCATGGAACTGGAACGGCTGGCCTTAAACGCGCGAAACTTGATGCTGAAATATTATTTGCACAATACTCCGCAATCGCTTGTCAGAATCATGGGGTATCTGGAAGAAATAGCATCCAAGGAAAAGCTGTTCATGGAAAAGCTATTGGATCACCTGTCTCCAAACAAAGTGTACTCCTTCTAAGCCATTGTCATGATCCATCCCGCTCAAGGGCTGTAGGTAAAATCCAAAAGGGGAGTGATTCTAAGCGTGATAACCAAAAATGAAATTGAAGCCCAATTGGTGCAAATTTATCTCAAACAGATGCAAGCGGTGGCAGCCGGTGATGCAACTGGCGATGCAGTTGTGCAGACTAACGGAATTGATTTTTCCAGGGAGCAAATCAGCCTGCAGGAGGCAGGAATTAACTCACTGGGGTTCATCCGGTTAGTGGTTGAGATCGAAAATACGTTTCAAATTCAATTTGAGGATGACATGCTGGACATTCAATTATTCCATTCACTGCAAGATCTGGTTGCTTATATTGAGCGGGAAGTGAATAAAGCGTCGTAACCTGCAATTTCTTGACAAGGGTATAGGCGTACGATAATATGTTGGTTAAGGGTTCCAAGTCGACAATTTTTTGGATAGATAAAGATACTCATAGTGGTAAAACCTGTCCTGACAACAGTAGAGTTATAGGGGAGGTTTTTGCTTTATTCTCACAAAAATAACCAGACTGTTCTATTGAAGCTTAGGCACTTTAGAATGACGCAGGGGCCATAAATGGTAGAGTAGTAGTGTATGATGCATGATACACGAAATGGCGAAGCTATGCCTCTGAAGACGTTGTCTAAAAAGGAGAATACGCAGTGGGCACGAGCAACGGTTCTTTGGATGGGATGAAGTTGTTTTGTTTGCCGTACGCAGGTGGTTCTGCTACCGTATTTACAAAGTGGAAACGAGAGCTGGACTCAAGAATTGAACTGATTCCCGTAGAGCTGGCCGGGAGGGGAAGAAGGTTTGTAGAACCATTTTATCCTTCGCTGCATGACGGGGTGATGGATATCTCGACTGCGATTATGGATCAAATAGGCGACAAAGGCTACTCCTTATTTGGACACAGCATGGGGACGTTATATATATGTGAACTGATGAAACAAATTCAGGCCAACGGCTGGGAAAAACCGCGGCATCTTTTTCTGTCCGGCATGCACCCGCCCCATATTCAAGATAAGAAGAAGATACATCATTTGCCGGATGATGAATTCTGGCAGGAAGTCATCAGGCTTGGCGGAACTCCGAAGCAGGTTTCGGAGAACAAAGAACTGATGGAAATTTTCACACCAGTCCTAAGGTCTGACTACAAGAATGTAGAGAGCTATATCACTGAAGCCCCCCAAGAGAAATGGGATATGGATATTACCGTTCTTGTCGGTGATGAGGATGAGATCACAAGCATGGGTGATATCCGGCAGTGGAATGAGTACACGACCCAATCCTGCTCGATCGTTACGTTTCAGGGCGGGCACTTCTTCATCAACGAGGAAGAGAAGAAGGTCATCGACCTCATTAACAGAACACTAATTGCATAGAATGTGCCAGCATAAATAACCCTCGCCTGTATATGGTGAAGGGTTATTTGTTATAGGAAAGGAACTGGGGGTTACTATGAGTTATCAAAACAGTGGGCAAATGTATACCGGATTAGAAATTGCCGTCATCGGCCTGGATTGTAAATTTCCGCAGGCTGCTGACGCCGGGCAATTTTGGAATAACCTCAAGCACGGAGTTGAAGGGATTCAATTTTTTTCCGATGAGGAAATGATTCAATCCGGCATCGATCCGGCTCTATGCAACGATCCGAATTATGTGAAGGCAAGAGGCATTCTGGAAGACATTGAATATTTTGATGCCTCCTTTTTTGACTACACGCCGTTTGAAGCGACGGTACTGGACCCTCAAGTCAGAATCTTTCATGAATGTGTGATGAATGCTTTAGACAATGCCGGGTATAATCCTGATACATACAAGGGGCAAATCGGGCTGTACGCGGGCAGCACCGAAAATGCCAACTGGCAGCTTCGCCAGCTTCTGGCTGACGAACACCCTACGTTTAACATGAGCTTCCGTGAATATTTATGTACGTCGGTCTCCTATAAATTAAGACTGAGGGGGCCAAGCGTGACCGTTCTGTCGGCGTGCTCCACTTCGCTGGTTGCTGTCCATCTGGCGAGCCAGGCCTTGCTGAACGGTGAATGCAACATCGCATTGGCGGGCGGTGTGCACCTGTCGCTCCCTTCCAAGAAGGGGTATTACTATGTCGAGGACCTGATCTATTCAGCGGACGGCCATTGCCGCACCTTTGATGCCGCTTCACAGGGAACGCTTATCAGCGATGGAGCAGGGGTTGTAGTTCTGAAAACCCTGCAGGATGCCATTCAGGACCGCGATCATATTTACGCCGTGATTAAAGGGTCGGCCGTCAATAACGACGGCAACCGGAAAGCGGGGTTCTCCGCGCCGAGCATCAACGGACAAAGGGAAGTGATTGAAGCGGCACTGCAAATGGCTGAAGTGGAGGCCGAATCGATTACTATGGTGGAAGCCCACGGCACGGGCACGAAGATAGGGGATTCCATCGAGATCGAAGCACTGAAACGGGCTTATGGCACTGGCCATAAAGCATATTGCGCCATCGGCTCTGTAAAGTCGAATATCGGCCATCTGAATGAAGCGGCAGGGATTGCAGGCTTGATCAAAACGATTCTGTCGATTGAGCACAGGCAGATTCCTCCCACGATTAACTTCAACAACCCGAATCCCAAAATTGAGTTTGAGGATACCCCCTTTTATGTAAATAATGCATTGGCTGATTGGACAACTGCGGGCACGGCGCTCCGGGCCGCCGTAAGCTCTTTTGGCATCGGCGGGACCAATGCCCATGTCATTCTTGAAGAGCCTCCGTCATTAGAACCAGCAACTGAGGAGAAGGTTCCCCGGTTGTTTGTATTCTCTGCCAAGACCCCAACCGCCGTTCAGGAGCAAATCAGCCGCTTCAAGCAGCACTTGAAAAGCAGTCCCCATCTGAGTCTGTCCGATGCCGCCTATACGCTGCAAGCGGGGAGAAGGGCTATGCCAAACCGTGCTTATATTGTTGCGAGCAGTCATCAGGAACTGGCAAGCAAGCTTGAGGACAAGAACGTTACCGTCCAGTCAGTGGATAAAAGCGAATACGCTGTTCTTTACGTCTTGCCGGATATCGATGGTAATATCCAGGCCGTTCAACAGGCGATCTCCTTATATGAGAGCCATCCGGTGTTCCGCCAGGCGGCAGACACAGCTATGGGCAAATTGGGAGCTCACAGCGGGATAGACTTCCGCACACTGTTTCTCCGGGGTGAAAAAAATCAGCTGCAGCGTGAGGCTATTCATTTTCTATTCGGCTATGCTGTGGTAAGCATCATGCTGCAATGTAACCATAAACCTTTGGGGCTGCTTGGCATCAAGCGGGGCAGCCTTGCAGCTGCCGCTGTGACAGAGGCTGTAGCACTTCATCACTCGTTCACTGCATGCATGGACAGAGAGAGCACAGCCATCGCAGATTATCCGATTCATAACCCCCGTGTCCCGATGTTTTCGGCGGCAAGCGGCGGCAAGCTGTCGCTGGAAGAGCTGAAGGAACCGGATTTTTGGAGTAACGTCCGGAACTCTTCTTTTTCGTTAACGACGGGGATGGTGAACCTCGTGAACACCCCCAAAACCCTTGTTGCTTATATAGGAACAGAAGTACACGAGCTAATGAAAGCAATGGATGAACCCCGCTCTAAGCTGATTTCCTTCAATCCAGGTGCGGACGGTATTAGTGAGGACGGGTGTTTTCAGCAATGGATAGGGAGACTATGGAGCGCAGGGCTGGGCATTCGCTGGGAAGCCCTTGAGAAGGCAGGGAATAAGGGCCGGATTCCGCTGCCCGCCTATCCGTTTGAGCGAAACCGCTATTTTCTTGACGAAGACCCGGCACAGCTGGGACAATCCTTGCTGCAGCAGGTAAAAGGACAGACCGGCCAACAGAAATCTGCGGCGGATTGCTGCTATACAGCCACCTGGAAGAAAGCGGCGCTTTCCAGCGTGAAAAGCAGGAAGGGGACCAAGCCCTCAGCGATTATTGTTCACGATGTCGCCTTGGATGAGCGCACCATCGAAATATGCAGCCGGTACTTTGACCATCCGGTTTTTGTGGCAAAAGCCTGCAGCCCTGTTACGGCTGGCGGCGCCACAATTCAACTGGAGAACAGCAGTAAACACGCCTACTGCCAAATGATTCAAGCGTATCAAAAGCAAACAAAGGCGTTCCCCCAGAATATCCTCTATTTTGCGCTAAACGATCATGGCATGGAGTCATGGGATCACGGCCAGGAAGATCTTATGCTGCAAGAAACTTATTATGGATTATTGTCTCTCGTTCAAGCTATAGATGAGTGCAGTGCTAACGGAATGCTTCAACTGAACGTGGTCACGAATCATCTTTTTGATGTGCTGGGCAATGAAGAAATAAACCCGTGGAATGCGACACTTCTGGGACTTATTCGCGGAATTCCCCTGGAGTTTCCGGGCCTGCAGTGCCAGCTCATTGAGATTGCGGATCAAGAACAGCTCCGCTTGTCCGCAGCCGCCGACATCCTTTTCCGGGAAGCGGAGAGCAGCCGGGACGAGATTGTCGCTATACGCGGAAATTCCAAATGGCTGCCCATGTACGAACCTCTTGAACCGGGCCCGGACA
This genomic interval carries:
- a CDS encoding phosphopantetheine-binding protein; its protein translation is MITKNEIEAQLVQIYLKQMQAVAAGDATGDAVVQTNGIDFSREQISLQEAGINSLGFIRLVVEIENTFQIQFEDDMLDIQLFHSLQDLVAYIEREVNKAS
- a CDS encoding thioesterase II family protein produces the protein MGTSNGSLDGMKLFCLPYAGGSATVFTKWKRELDSRIELIPVELAGRGRRFVEPFYPSLHDGVMDISTAIMDQIGDKGYSLFGHSMGTLYICELMKQIQANGWEKPRHLFLSGMHPPHIQDKKKIHHLPDDEFWQEVIRLGGTPKQVSENKELMEIFTPVLRSDYKNVESYITEAPQEKWDMDITVLVGDEDEITSMGDIRQWNEYTTQSCSIVTFQGGHFFINEEEKKVIDLINRTLIA